The following are from one region of the Capsicum annuum cultivar UCD-10X-F1 chromosome 1, UCD10Xv1.1, whole genome shotgun sequence genome:
- the LOC107856900 gene encoding probable carboxylesterase 17 — translation MSIIAEAPGYIQVFSDGTVKRFEPEISTASIEPCNGYKSKDVVIDPLKPIFGRMYLPESSVLHQQFPVLVYFHGGGFCIGSTTWLGYHIFLGDLSVASKCIVLSVDYRLAPENRLPTAYEDCYSALEWLINNLEIEPWLKRAYLSQVFLSGDSAGGNIVHQVAIRAIRSEVFCGRLKGLLPIHPYFGSEKRTELEMANGSAGDVEMNDMFWRLSLPRGSNRDYFGCNFENAELSMAEWSLFPAVIVFVAGLDFLKERGVMYAEFLKKKGVKTVKVVEAEEQVHVHHVFHPESEATRLLQSQMSDFINSF, via the coding sequence ATGTCGATAATTGCAGAAGCACCGGGTTACATCCAAGTTTTTTCTGATGGCACAGTGAAGCGATTCGAGCCAGAAATATCTACTGCATCAATTGAGCCTTGCAATGGCTACAAGTCTAAGGATGTGGTCATTGACCCCTTGAAACCAATATTTGGTAGAATGTACCTTCCTGAATCAAGTGTACTTCACCAGCAGTTTCCTGTTCTTGTCTACTTCCACGGTGGGGGATTTTGCATTGGCTCAACTACGTGGCTCGGTTACCATATTTTTCTTGGTGATTTAAGTGTTGCTTCCAAATGTATTGTTCTTTCAGTAGACTATCGTCTTGCACCAGAAAATAGACTTCCTACAGCTTACGAAGATTGTTATTCTGCATTGGAATGGTTGATCAACAATTTAGAAATTGAACCGTGGCTGAAAAGGGCGTATCTTTCTCAGGTTTTCCTCTCTGGGGACAGTGCTGGAGGCAATATAGTTCATCAGGTTGCTATCCGGGCGATTAGAAGTGAAGTTTTTTGTGGTAGACTAAAGGGGTTGCTACCCATTCATCCATATTTCGGGAGTGAAAAGAGGACTGAATTAGAGATGGCTAATGGATCAGCAGGGGATGTGGAGATGAACGACATGTTTTGGAGACTAAGCTTGCCTCGAGGATCAAATCGTGATTATTTTGGATGTAATTTTGAGAATGCTGAACTATCTATGGCTGAATGGTCTCTGTTTCCAGCAGTCATTGTTTTTGTTGCTGGCTTGGACTTCTTGAAAGAAAGGGGAGTCATGTATgccgaattcttgaagaagaaaggtGTGAAAACAGTGAAGGTGGTTGAAGCCGAGGAACAAGTTCATGTTCATCATGTGTTTCATCCTGAATCAGAGGCTACTCGTTTGCTTCAGAGTCAAATGAGTGATTTCATAAATAGTTTCTAA